In Longimicrobiaceae bacterium, one DNA window encodes the following:
- a CDS encoding efflux RND transporter periplasmic adaptor subunit, producing MKLSRLPLVSATLVLALAAGCSKPPQRPKEKVPVTVAPATVQSVPYTITANGTVEPLQSVAVQPQVSGPIVEVLFHEGDEVREGQVLFRLDPRPFQAELAKAQADLTRDRVLAANAAREAERYGSLVAKGYVTQSQADQLRSAAAAQQAVLAGDAAAVQAAQLNLNYATIRAPISGRTGGLLVKPGNVVRAPNPTPLVEINQIEPVLVRFTVPGRTLADLQRAVRPGAGLTVTAMPTAADSTGAHVAQMGRLDFLDNAVDTTTGSIALKARFPNTSRVLWPGQFLTVTMDLFRQDNALTVPAAAVQTGQDGSYVFVIDEQNKAKMTPITVSRTAGEVAVVASGLAPGMRVVTDGQSRLTPGAQVVIKGPGGGAGRPGGTPAGA from the coding sequence ATGAAGCTCTCCCGCCTGCCGCTCGTGTCCGCCACGCTGGTGCTCGCCCTGGCGGCGGGGTGCTCCAAGCCCCCGCAGCGGCCCAAGGAGAAGGTGCCGGTGACGGTAGCGCCGGCCACGGTGCAGTCGGTGCCGTACACCATCACGGCCAACGGGACGGTGGAGCCGCTGCAGAGCGTGGCCGTGCAGCCGCAGGTGAGCGGCCCCATCGTGGAGGTGCTGTTCCACGAGGGCGACGAGGTGCGCGAGGGCCAGGTCCTCTTCCGCCTCGACCCTCGCCCCTTCCAGGCGGAGCTGGCGAAGGCGCAGGCGGACCTCACCCGCGACCGCGTGCTGGCCGCCAACGCCGCGCGCGAGGCCGAGCGCTACGGCTCCCTCGTCGCAAAGGGATACGTGACGCAGAGCCAGGCCGACCAGCTGCGCAGCGCGGCGGCGGCCCAGCAGGCCGTGCTCGCGGGCGACGCGGCGGCGGTGCAGGCGGCGCAGCTCAACCTGAACTACGCCACCATCCGTGCCCCCATCAGCGGCCGCACGGGCGGGCTGCTGGTGAAGCCCGGCAACGTGGTGCGCGCGCCCAACCCCACGCCGCTGGTGGAGATCAACCAGATCGAGCCGGTGCTGGTGCGCTTCACGGTGCCCGGCCGCACGCTGGCCGACCTCCAGCGCGCGGTACGCCCCGGCGCGGGCCTCACCGTGACTGCCATGCCCACCGCGGCCGACAGCACCGGGGCGCACGTCGCGCAGATGGGCAGGCTCGACTTCCTGGACAACGCGGTGGACACGACCACGGGCAGCATCGCCCTCAAGGCGCGCTTCCCCAACACGTCGCGCGTGCTGTGGCCGGGACAGTTCCTGACGGTGACGATGGACCTCTTCCGGCAGGACAACGCGCTCACGGTGCCCGCCGCGGCGGTGCAGACCGGGCAGGACGGCAGCTACGTGTTCGTGATCGACGAGCAGAACAAGGCGAAGATGACGCCCATCACCGTGAGCCGCACCGCGGGCGAGGTGGCGGTGGTGGCGAGCGGGCTGGCGCCGGGCATGCGCGTGGTGAC